In a single window of the Lebetimonas sp. JH292 genome:
- the aroF gene encoding 3-deoxy-7-phosphoheptulonate synthase: protein MVLVMKVGASEEEINKTIEQIKTWGHEVSVAPGEKQVVIGIIGDKTNLSGKPLNTLPGVAKVLEVSAPFKRASRQFHPEDSVFDIEGVKVGGGNKVIIAGPCSVDTVENVVYLAKVAKENGAHMLRGGAYKPRTSPYSFQGHGVEGLKMLMEAKQQTGLPIVTELMSIEDIDVVYKYADVIQIGARNMQNFPLLKAIGKLDKPVILKNGIASTLKEHLMSAEYIMSEGNEKVILCLRGTRTYEGSVRNTIDVTLVPIMQKMTHLPIIVDPSHAAGKREFVSALAYAGMAVGADGLIVEMHNCPKEALSDGDQALLPRDFEFLMKKLKTLIPWSQKEWWEFDAEKETDCIKVK from the coding sequence ATGGTATTGGTAATGAAGGTGGGAGCCAGTGAAGAAGAGATTAATAAAACAATTGAACAGATTAAAACCTGGGGTCATGAGGTAAGCGTAGCCCCTGGTGAAAAACAGGTGGTTATAGGAATTATAGGGGATAAGACAAATCTTTCCGGAAAACCTCTTAATACACTTCCGGGTGTTGCGAAAGTTTTGGAAGTATCGGCACCTTTTAAAAGGGCAAGCAGACAATTCCATCCTGAAGACAGTGTATTTGACATTGAAGGCGTAAAAGTCGGCGGAGGAAACAAAGTAATTATAGCCGGACCCTGCAGCGTTGATACGGTAGAAAATGTGGTATATTTAGCAAAAGTAGCAAAAGAAAACGGAGCACATATGCTAAGAGGAGGAGCATATAAACCGAGAACTTCTCCATATTCGTTCCAGGGACATGGGGTTGAGGGTCTTAAAATGCTTATGGAAGCAAAACAGCAGACAGGGCTTCCTATTGTAACTGAGCTTATGAGCATAGAAGATATAGATGTTGTATATAAATATGCAGATGTTATCCAAATAGGGGCTAGAAATATGCAAAATTTCCCGCTTCTTAAAGCAATTGGAAAGCTTGATAAACCTGTAATACTTAAAAACGGAATTGCTTCAACTCTAAAAGAACATTTAATGAGTGCTGAATATATTATGAGCGAGGGAAACGAAAAAGTAATTCTTTGCCTTAGAGGAACAAGAACATATGAAGGCAGTGTTAGAAACACTATTGATGTAACACTGGTTCCAATTATGCAAAAAATGACACATTTGCCTATAATAGTAGACCCGAGTCATGCGGCCGGAAAAAGGGAATTCGTAAGCGCACTTGCTTATGCGGGTATGGCTGTCGGAGCCGACGGACTTATTGTAGAGATGCACAACTGCCCGAAAGAAGCCTTAAGCGACGGAGACCAGGCTTTATTACCAAGGGATTTTGAATTTTTAATGAAAAAACTAAAAACCCTTATCCCTTGGAGCCAAAAAGAATGGTGGGAATTTGACGCCGAAAAAGAAACAGACTGCATAAAAGTTAAATAA
- a CDS encoding peroxiredoxin gives MACEKDTKQLAKEAENKTQKEEVNMENVQTQSGVLVLKEMPEFKAEAYNAESGHYTEVSSEDYKGKWTVACFYPADFTFVCPTEIAAMNAALPFLKELGVEVLAVSTDTKFSHKRFVETEPLLKDLKLTIAQDPTGEITRKFGVMIEGAGLALRGRFLINPDGQIVAEEVQAPPVGRSVKEFLRQIIAHQHAYKTGEVCPANWKPGKKTLPVNTDVEPMTGNVGGYVTLEDLIDENDVKEMEEMVKTFKNA, from the coding sequence ATGGCATGCGAAAAAGATACAAAACAATTGGCTAAAGAAGCCGAAAATAAAACACAAAAAGAGGAGGTAAATATGGAAAATGTTCAAACACAAAGTGGAGTATTGGTATTAAAAGAAATGCCTGAATTTAAAGCGGAAGCTTATAATGCGGAGTCTGGTCATTATACAGAAGTCAGCAGCGAAGATTATAAAGGAAAATGGACAGTAGCATGCTTTTATCCGGCAGATTTTACATTTGTATGCCCAACTGAAATTGCGGCAATGAATGCGGCACTTCCGTTTTTAAAAGAACTTGGGGTAGAAGTATTGGCTGTTTCAACAGATACTAAATTTTCACATAAAAGATTTGTGGAAACCGAACCACTATTAAAAGATCTTAAACTTACAATTGCTCAGGACCCAACTGGTGAAATTACAAGAAAATTCGGTGTAATGATTGAAGGTGCGGGACTTGCACTTAGAGGTAGATTCTTAATCAATCCAGATGGACAAATTGTAGCTGAAGAAGTTCAAGCTCCACCTGTAGGTAGAAGCGTAAAAGAATTTTTAAGACAAATTATTGCTCATCAGCATGCATATAAAACTGGAGAAGTTTGCCCTGCAAACTGGAAACCTGGTAAAAAAACACTTCCTGTTAACACTGATGTAGAACCAATGACAGGAAATGTCGGAGGTTATGTAACACTAGAAGATTTAATAGATGAAAATGATGTAAAAGAAATGGAAGAAATGGTAAAAACGTTTAAAAACGCTTAA
- the rsmG gene encoding 16S rRNA (guanine(527)-N(7))-methyltransferase RsmG, with translation MNKKYEIFANELLKWNKTHKFTNYTTKEEIFAQIEDSLFPLEYIKNAKTAADVGTGAGFPGLVLAIALPQTKWYLIEPLKKRYSFLNYIKILLDLNNVEIIPKRVEKSDIGKADLITSRAVMKTDDFLNLVNPFLDKNGTILLYKGSNALEELGGINAKIINKKNRNYVFIKAKQWEK, from the coding sequence ATGAATAAAAAATACGAAATATTTGCAAATGAGCTGTTAAAATGGAACAAAACACATAAATTTACCAATTACACCACAAAAGAAGAAATTTTTGCCCAAATCGAAGATTCCCTTTTTCCACTAGAATATATCAAAAATGCAAAAACCGCTGCTGATGTGGGCACGGGAGCCGGATTTCCCGGACTTGTCTTAGCAATTGCCTTGCCTCAAACAAAATGGTATTTAATTGAACCTTTAAAAAAAAGATACAGTTTTTTAAATTATATAAAAATACTCTTAGATTTAAACAACGTTGAAATAATTCCAAAAAGAGTGGAAAAATCGGATATCGGCAAAGCGGATTTAATCACAAGCCGGGCGGTTATGAAAACAGACGATTTTTTAAATTTGGTAAATCCTTTTTTAGATAAAAATGGTACAATACTTTTATATAAAGGTTCCAATGCTTTGGAAGAACTGGGGGGAATAAATGCTAAAATTATTAATAAAAAAAACAGAAATTATGTTTTTATAAAGGCAAAGCAATGGGAAAAATAA
- the ribA gene encoding GTP cyclohydrolase II, with protein MKISQTANLPTRYGKFKIRSFIENDKEHLVIFTENLPETPIVRIHSECLTGDALGSLKCDCGEQLEEALKTINEKGGMVIYLRQEGRGIGLFNKVNAYALQDAGLDTVEANHQLGFEADMRDFGIVEKILKDFGINKIRLLTNNPKKEFAFKEIEVVERIPIIVKPNPYNEFYLKTKKEKLGHKL; from the coding sequence TTGAAAATTTCGCAAACAGCCAATCTCCCGACAAGATACGGAAAATTTAAAATACGCTCATTCATAGAAAACGATAAAGAACATCTGGTTATTTTCACAGAGAATTTACCCGAAACACCTATTGTAAGGATTCACAGCGAATGTTTAACAGGCGATGCGCTGGGAAGCCTTAAATGCGACTGCGGAGAACAGCTTGAAGAGGCTCTCAAAACAATAAATGAAAAAGGGGGAATGGTAATATACCTAAGACAGGAGGGAAGAGGAATAGGGTTATTTAACAAAGTAAACGCCTATGCCTTGCAGGATGCGGGACTTGATACCGTGGAAGCCAATCATCAGTTGGGATTTGAGGCGGATATGAGAGATTTTGGTATAGTGGAAAAAATCTTAAAAGATTTCGGTATTAATAAAATAAGGCTTTTAACAAACAATCCAAAAAAAGAATTCGCTTTTAAAGAAATAGAGGTGGTTGAAAGAATTCCTATAATTGTAAAACCAAACCCTTACAACGAATTTTATTTAAAAACAAAAAAAGAAAAACTCGGACACAAACTGTGA
- a CDS encoding PP0621 family protein has translation MGKIIIFLIIIGVIYYMFRPNKKIKKDNNDENEFVPCEKCKTFVLKKDAKFKNGKYYCKECDADS, from the coding sequence ATGGGAAAAATAATAATATTTTTAATTATAATAGGTGTAATTTATTATATGTTTAGACCAAATAAAAAAATTAAAAAAGACAATAATGATGAAAATGAATTTGTCCCGTGTGAAAAGTGTAAAACATTTGTATTAAAAAAAGACGCAAAATTTAAAAACGGAAAATATTACTGTAAGGAATGCGATGCTGATTCTTGA
- a CDS encoding HD domain-containing protein gives MQLEELIYSSNDDFEISKILKKEIKNYLQNIKIEGGKDFFVKHTKKMDYYISLIYKYLMKKTFDDYSPPVNSIPITIIALGSYGREQLSIYSDIDIMIVYKNIKGYNINSIIENFIIMLWDLGLKIGHRVHEIKDLFPASNEDITIKTAMLESRFITGSKFLWVETQNELNKIKNYNKKDYILAKYEEMLERHKKYPITMEPNIKDGFGGIRDSNTLLWITKVLFNYPNTSYLIPKYINENDFKDYRSSLEFLFKTRVYLHLTAKKKTDNVILEYQREIALNLGYTDSPRLKAERKFIKDLLKALWKINLITNITIKKLIKPYLYKYPVSKIKETRIKKNFYLCEETLYTRFNVKIKFNDLMKTLIDTDFKKWDISLISLLKETKFQKINIKKLFYKENLYPLFFALYKAEKLRKIFPPFEKVKFLAQFDGYHHYPVDIHSLYTLKEIECLDEFKKLSSKDRAILRFSAFFHDLGKGRSADHSITGAKIAKNFAQNIGFESDTVSKLVKYHTLMSNVAQREDIYNDKVILSFAQTMENERFLKLLYILTVADIKAVGKDIYTPFKASLLKSLYENTLTALKHKELINEIAIRKRKENILKNKEEFKKLPKSFQIQLLTSPSNQLFLQNGINEILLTALWLKDTQNFKYKIENKTHLTIHLAKEDKLNFSIGWFLEKIKLPLNHMSIYKIGEIKYFKIEFNDNVEDFDIPLIENYIKKAFEENQQIKTKVKFKKREIKIDCFHSPNYASMKIKTEDKKGIVSTILQVLDDFKIRVEDLKISTQKNIARDLFIISKENGFCEKKENILKALT, from the coding sequence ATGCAACTGGAAGAGCTGATTTATTCAAGTAACGATGATTTTGAAATATCAAAAATTTTAAAAAAAGAGATAAAAAATTATCTTCAAAATATAAAAATTGAAGGCGGGAAAGATTTCTTTGTAAAACACACAAAAAAAATGGATTATTATATCTCGCTGATTTATAAATATTTAATGAAAAAAACTTTCGATGATTATTCACCCCCTGTGAATTCAATTCCTATTACAATCATAGCGCTCGGAAGCTACGGAAGGGAACAGCTCTCCATTTATTCCGATATAGATATAATGATAGTTTATAAGAATATCAAAGGCTACAATATAAATTCTATAATAGAAAATTTCATTATAATGCTTTGGGATTTGGGGCTAAAAATAGGACACAGGGTTCATGAAATAAAAGATTTATTTCCTGCAAGCAACGAAGATATAACCATTAAAACCGCAATGCTTGAAAGCAGATTTATAACAGGGAGCAAATTTTTATGGGTTGAAACCCAAAATGAATTAAATAAAATAAAAAATTACAACAAAAAAGATTATATTCTGGCCAAATACGAGGAAATGCTGGAGCGCCATAAAAAATATCCGATTACGATGGAACCGAATATAAAAGACGGATTCGGTGGAATAAGGGATTCAAACACCCTTTTGTGGATAACCAAAGTACTTTTTAATTATCCCAATACATCATATTTAATACCGAAATATATTAATGAAAATGACTTCAAAGATTACAGAAGCTCGCTTGAATTTTTATTTAAAACAAGAGTATACCTTCATTTAACAGCCAAGAAAAAAACCGATAATGTTATTTTGGAATATCAAAGAGAAATAGCCCTGAATTTGGGATATACCGATTCCCCAAGGTTAAAAGCGGAAAGAAAATTTATAAAAGATTTGTTAAAAGCTTTATGGAAAATAAATCTTATTACCAACATAACAATAAAAAAACTTATAAAACCTTATTTATATAAATATCCTGTTTCGAAAATCAAAGAAACAAGAATTAAAAAAAATTTTTATTTATGTGAAGAAACCTTATATACAAGGTTTAATGTAAAAATAAAATTTAATGATTTAATGAAAACTCTGATTGATACAGATTTTAAAAAATGGGATATTTCGTTAATTTCACTTTTAAAAGAAACAAAATTTCAAAAAATAAATATAAAAAAACTTTTTTACAAAGAAAATTTATATCCGCTGTTTTTTGCACTTTATAAAGCGGAAAAACTGAGAAAAATTTTTCCGCCTTTTGAAAAAGTAAAATTTTTAGCACAGTTTGACGGATATCATCACTATCCTGTGGATATCCATTCATTATACACATTAAAAGAAATAGAATGTCTGGATGAATTTAAAAAGCTTTCAAGTAAAGACAGGGCAATTTTGAGATTCAGTGCATTTTTTCACGACCTAGGAAAAGGAAGAAGCGCAGACCACTCTATAACAGGTGCCAAAATAGCCAAAAATTTTGCCCAAAATATAGGATTTGAATCCGACACTGTTTCCAAACTTGTAAAATATCATACATTAATGTCAAACGTAGCCCAAAGAGAAGACATATATAACGACAAAGTAATCCTTTCTTTTGCCCAAACAATGGAAAACGAACGTTTTTTAAAACTTTTATATATTTTAACCGTTGCCGACATTAAGGCCGTGGGTAAAGATATATACACCCCTTTTAAAGCAAGCCTGCTTAAAAGCCTTTATGAAAATACATTAACTGCACTAAAGCATAAAGAATTAATTAATGAAATAGCCATAAGAAAAAGAAAAGAAAATATTCTTAAAAATAAAGAAGAATTTAAAAAACTCCCAAAATCTTTTCAAATTCAGCTTTTGACTTCCCCGTCTAATCAGCTATTTTTACAAAATGGCATTAATGAAATTTTATTAACAGCCCTGTGGCTCAAAGATACACAAAATTTTAAGTATAAAATCGAAAACAAAACACATTTGACAATTCATTTGGCAAAAGAAGACAAATTAAATTTTTCCATCGGGTGGTTTTTGGAAAAAATAAAACTGCCGCTTAATCACATGAGCATATATAAAATAGGAGAAATTAAATATTTCAAAATAGAATTTAACGATAATGTGGAAGATTTTGATATCCCTTTAATTGAAAATTACATAAAAAAAGCTTTTGAAGAAAATCAGCAAATTAAAACAAAAGTAAAATTTAAAAAAAGGGAAATAAAAATAGACTGCTTTCATTCCCCCAATTACGCCTCGATGAAAATAAAAACAGAAGATAAAAAAGGAATAGTCTCTACAATTTTACAGGTTTTGGACGATTTTAAAATAAGGGTGGAAGATCTTAAAATATCCACACAAAAGAATATAGCAAGAGATTTGTTTATAATTTCCAAAGAAAACGGCTTTTGCGAAAAAAAAGAAAATATATTAAAGGCGTTAACATGA
- a CDS encoding Fur family transcriptional regulator: MKNIKNILDNSTLKTTPQRLAILKELENQGHASIEEIYEKIKEMFPSISLATIYKNITSLKEEGIISEVCLHQKPKYELSKEDHAHFICKNCGRVIDVPLNKSIINDIEEKFPDTQKELYIYGICEECKKEMKNK; encoded by the coding sequence ATGAAAAATATAAAAAATATTCTTGATAATTCCACTCTCAAGACAACACCTCAAAGACTCGCTATTTTAAAAGAACTTGAAAATCAGGGACATGCAAGTATTGAGGAAATTTATGAAAAAATAAAAGAGATGTTTCCAAGCATTTCTCTTGCAACTATTTATAAAAATATTACCTCTTTAAAAGAAGAGGGTATTATAAGCGAAGTTTGTCTGCATCAAAAGCCAAAATACGAATTAAGCAAAGAAGACCATGCTCATTTTATATGTAAAAACTGCGGCAGAGTTATAGATGTGCCTTTGAATAAAAGTATTATAAACGATATAGAGGAAAAATTCCCTGATACACAAAAAGAGCTTTATATTTACGGTATTTGTGAAGAATGCAAAAAAGAAATGAAAAATAAATAA
- a CDS encoding 3'-5' exonuclease, with translation MDKIKLLKNGVSKEKFLRIFQEDYPGFDFESMFDILKFQGLPLTIIDEKIFLKTALISFKDTEYVVVDIEVNNSKPQRGQVIEIGAVKIKNLKITDSFDFLIYADDVPVFVERVTGISQKMLENEMSQKEILKKFRLFLGDSVFVAHPADFDFNFLVYQFEKENLGKLLNRCVCTLSLSQKTIKASRYGLKYLMEELDLPEETHHRALGDARTTARVFLKCLENLPKEILSAEDLIEFAKPRKNKNKSKS, from the coding sequence ATGGATAAAATTAAATTGTTAAAAAACGGAGTGAGTAAAGAAAAATTTTTGAGAATCTTTCAAGAAGATTATCCGGGGTTTGATTTTGAGAGTATGTTTGATATTTTAAAATTTCAAGGTCTACCTTTAACGATTATAGATGAAAAAATATTTTTAAAAACTGCTTTAATTTCTTTTAAAGATACTGAATATGTGGTTGTTGACATTGAAGTAAACAATTCAAAGCCCCAAAGAGGGCAGGTTATTGAAATAGGAGCGGTTAAAATTAAAAATTTAAAAATAACCGACAGTTTTGATTTTTTAATTTATGCGGATGATGTTCCTGTTTTTGTGGAAAGAGTGACGGGAATCAGCCAAAAAATGCTTGAAAATGAAATGTCTCAAAAAGAAATTTTAAAAAAATTCAGACTTTTTTTGGGAGATTCTGTTTTTGTTGCACATCCTGCGGATTTCGATTTTAATTTTTTGGTTTATCAATTTGAAAAAGAGAATTTAGGCAAACTTCTTAATAGATGTGTATGTACGCTGAGTTTGTCTCAAAAAACCATTAAAGCCAGCCGTTACGGTCTTAAATATTTGATGGAAGAGCTTGATTTGCCTGAAGAAACCCACCACAGGGCTCTTGGAGATGCCAGGACAACCGCGAGGGTGTTTTTAAAATGTTTGGAAAATCTGCCAAAGGAGATACTCAGTGCGGAAGATTTGATTGAATTTGCAAAACCAAGAAAAAATAAAAATAAATCTAAGAGTTAA
- a CDS encoding GGDEF domain-containing protein, protein MSEIFKFKRLIEEDLNIKSVLNRLINVIKNHGINNFILIGIDNNKKEIIYYKAEGEECCDVEENFTLCRAYRTKKEINSLTYPKICQRHFCENDYICIPFSNSGNFNGILKIMINNENEIKSIKNIIPFIKAYLNEISSIIESKYTLELLHQQTIKDPLTGLFNRRYLENTLPILIASANRENTKLGFLMIDIDHFKQVNDTYGHKSGDITLKKLSEILKKSIRKSDIAIRYGGEEFLIILQNIKSIDDAKKIAEKIKNTMEKTEIELDNGKSIIKTVSIGTSIYPDQCKQGWECIKLADIALYEAKNTGRNKVVLFNKEIKEYQNYINS, encoded by the coding sequence TTGAGTGAAATTTTTAAATTCAAAAGATTAATAGAAGAAGATTTAAATATCAAAAGTGTATTAAACAGATTAATTAATGTAATTAAAAATCACGGAATTAATAATTTTATCTTAATAGGAATAGACAATAATAAAAAAGAAATAATTTATTATAAAGCTGAAGGGGAAGAATGCTGTGATGTAGAAGAAAATTTTACTTTATGCAGAGCTTATAGAACAAAAAAAGAGATAAATTCCTTAACATATCCAAAGATCTGCCAAAGACATTTTTGTGAAAATGATTATATCTGCATCCCTTTTTCAAACAGCGGCAATTTTAACGGAATATTAAAAATAATGATAAATAATGAAAATGAAATAAAGAGCATAAAAAATATAATTCCTTTTATAAAAGCTTATTTAAACGAAATATCATCTATTATTGAATCAAAATATACATTAGAGCTTTTACATCAGCAAACTATAAAAGACCCATTAACAGGACTATTTAACAGAAGATATTTAGAAAATACGCTTCCTATTTTAATAGCTTCTGCAAACAGGGAAAATACAAAGCTTGGATTTTTAATGATAGACATAGATCATTTCAAACAGGTAAACGATACTTACGGACATAAATCAGGAGATATAACATTGAAAAAGTTATCAGAAATTTTAAAAAAATCAATAAGAAAAAGCGATATAGCCATTCGTTATGGAGGTGAAGAATTTTTAATTATTTTACAAAACATAAAATCTATCGATGATGCAAAAAAAATTGCCGAAAAAATAAAAAACACTATGGAAAAAACAGAAATTGAACTTGATAACGGAAAAAGTATCATAAAAACCGTAAGTATAGGAACCAGTATTTATCCTGACCAATGCAAACAAGGATGGGAATGTATAAAATTAGCCGACATTGCCCTTTATGAAGCCAAAAATACAGGACGAAACAAAGTTGTATTATTCAACAAAGAAATAAAAGAATATCAAAATTATATTAACTCTTAG
- a CDS encoding DUF2603 domain-containing protein — translation MVEKIKKISPNPAIIKCMDYELKEGDKKSSLWIIEIDDKIKVALNFEEYISLIEGMKKLLKENFDLKLEKAILSEFPIDYDDVKAVVLEEMKEYPDKNINDVVRKIKTEHPNLFYDINVDNIF, via the coding sequence ATGGTTGAAAAAATAAAAAAAATTTCTCCCAATCCGGCAATAATAAAATGTATGGATTATGAATTAAAAGAAGGGGATAAAAAAAGTTCTCTTTGGATTATAGAAATAGACGATAAAATAAAAGTGGCCCTGAATTTTGAAGAATATATATCATTAATAGAGGGGATGAAAAAACTGTTAAAAGAAAATTTTGATTTAAAACTTGAAAAAGCCATTTTAAGCGAGTTTCCGATTGATTATGACGATGTAAAAGCTGTAGTATTGGAAGAGATGAAGGAATATCCTGATAAAAATATTAATGATGTTGTTAGAAAAATAAAAACAGAACACCCGAATCTGTTTTATGATATAAATGTAGATAATATCTTCTAA
- the argF gene encoding ornithine carbamoyltransferase: MRHFLWFIDYKKEEIEEIIKLAFQIKKETKAKIFKPYLKNTQLAMIFEKSSTRTRVSFEAGINQLGGNGLFLSSRDIQLGRGEPIKDTARVISRMVDLVMIRTFGQERLSEFAKYSRVPVINGLTDLCHPVQLLADLMTVIEFKKFDFRSPEKTLVSYVGDGNNMAHSWAILAGILGFNLNIATPKGYEVDNFIKNKALEFAKVSGALINFYNDPKLAVKNADVVTTDTWVSMGQEQQKEKRIKDFKGYEVNNKLMTMAKKDAIFLHCLPAYRGYEVSEEVFEKYEEAIFAEAENRLHAQKGLMVWLKK; encoded by the coding sequence ATGAGACATTTTTTGTGGTTTATAGATTATAAAAAAGAGGAAATAGAAGAAATAATAAAACTGGCGTTTCAGATAAAAAAAGAGACAAAAGCCAAAATTTTTAAACCTTATTTAAAAAATACCCAGCTTGCTATGATTTTTGAAAAAAGTTCAACAAGAACGAGGGTTTCTTTTGAAGCGGGAATAAACCAGCTCGGTGGAAACGGCCTTTTTTTAAGCAGCCGCGATATTCAGCTTGGACGGGGAGAGCCTATAAAAGATACTGCAAGGGTTATTTCGAGAATGGTCGATTTGGTGATGATTAGAACATTCGGACAGGAAAGGCTTAGCGAATTTGCAAAATACTCACGTGTGCCGGTAATAAACGGGCTTACGGACTTATGTCACCCTGTGCAGCTGCTGGCTGATTTAATGACTGTGATTGAATTTAAAAAATTTGATTTTCGCAGTCCTGAAAAAACGTTGGTTTCTTATGTGGGGGACGGCAACAATATGGCACATTCCTGGGCAATTTTAGCGGGTATTTTAGGATTTAATTTGAATATAGCGACACCAAAAGGCTATGAAGTGGATAATTTTATTAAAAATAAAGCGCTTGAATTTGCCAAAGTCAGCGGTGCTTTGATTAATTTTTATAATGACCCTAAACTTGCCGTAAAAAATGCAGATGTTGTTACTACCGATACATGGGTCAGTATGGGTCAGGAACAGCAAAAAGAAAAAAGAATAAAAGATTTTAAAGGATATGAGGTAAATAATAAATTAATGACTATGGCTAAAAAAGACGCAATATTTTTACATTGTCTTCCGGCATACAGGGGATATGAAGTGAGCGAAGAAGTGTTTGAAAAATATGAAGAGGCAATATTTGCTGAAGCGGAAAACAGACTTCATGCACAAAAAGGTTTAATGGTATGGTTGAAAAAATAA
- the pyk gene encoding pyruvate kinase, which produces MKKAKIVATLGPASIDKIEDLIKAGVDVFRLNFSHADHKTHKNSILKIREIAKKLNSKTAILQDISGPKIRISEINGLLELKRGDKIRLVKKNPKTVYDLTISYPQIIDDVKTGEYVFFADGSIRTKVIDKDKNYVTLEVKNEGVLSSRKGVNFPHSDLKISAITEKDKKDLVFGARNKVDIVAISFVNSKEDILKAKQILKQNNASPWVFAKIETKKGVENIDEIIEVADGVMVARGDLGIEVGLEKVPVIQKKIIRRANKLKKPVITATQMLLSMVNSPFPTRAEVSDVANAVMDGSDAVMLSDETTVGKYPVNAVETLKKVIIETQYIYPYNKRYEIQDIDAIAASISDLDKGINPKAIVCFTSSGTTVKSIAKYRPKSPIIAVTHSRVTSRKLKVVWGVENIIEVPKIKNPERLIGKFREIALQDNILKPKDKIIVTMGSIVGKEGTTNMIRIIEI; this is translated from the coding sequence ATGAAAAAAGCGAAGATAGTAGCGACGCTCGGCCCTGCTTCGATAGATAAAATCGAAGATTTAATAAAAGCGGGCGTTGATGTTTTCAGACTTAATTTTTCCCACGCCGACCATAAAACCCATAAAAATTCCATTTTAAAAATAAGGGAAATTGCAAAAAAACTAAATTCTAAAACAGCCATACTTCAGGACATAAGCGGTCCCAAAATAAGAATTAGCGAAATAAACGGTTTGCTTGAACTTAAAAGAGGCGATAAAATAAGACTTGTCAAAAAAAACCCAAAAACAGTTTATGATTTAACAATCAGCTATCCTCAAATAATCGATGACGTAAAAACAGGAGAATATGTTTTTTTTGCAGACGGAAGCATACGTACAAAAGTAATAGACAAAGATAAAAATTACGTTACTCTGGAAGTAAAAAACGAAGGAGTACTTTCAAGCAGAAAAGGGGTTAATTTTCCTCATTCCGACCTTAAAATTTCTGCAATTACCGAAAAAGATAAAAAAGATTTGGTTTTTGGTGCCAGAAATAAAGTAGATATTGTTGCCATTTCATTTGTAAACTCTAAAGAAGATATATTAAAAGCAAAACAGATTTTAAAACAAAACAATGCCTCTCCTTGGGTTTTTGCAAAAATTGAAACAAAAAAAGGTGTTGAAAACATAGATGAAATAATCGAAGTCGCAGACGGAGTTATGGTGGCAAGAGGCGATTTGGGAATTGAAGTGGGACTTGAAAAAGTCCCCGTTATCCAAAAGAAAATAATAAGACGTGCAAATAAATTAAAAAAACCTGTAATAACGGCAACGCAAATGCTTTTATCGATGGTAAATTCCCCTTTTCCGACAAGAGCCGAGGTTAGTGATGTGGCAAATGCGGTAATGGACGGAAGCGATGCGGTAATGCTCAGTGATGAAACCACAGTCGGGAAATATCCTGTTAATGCGGTTGAAACATTGAAAAAAGTAATAATTGAAACCCAATATATTTATCCGTATAATAAAAGATACGAAATCCAAGACATCGACGCCATTGCGGCAAGTATTTCTGATTTAGACAAAGGTATAAACCCCAAGGCTATTGTATGTTTCACAAGTTCAGGAACAACTGTAAAAAGTATTGCAAAATACAGGCCGAAATCCCCTATTATCGCTGTAACGCACAGTAGAGTTACAAGCAGAAAATTAAAAGTTGTCTGGGGGGTTGAAAATATAATTGAAGTCCCTAAAATAAAAAATCCTGAAAGATTGATTGGTAAATTCCGTGAAATTGCCTTACAAGACAACATTCTAAAACCCAAAGACAAAATTATTGTCACAATGGGAAGTATTGTAGGAAAAGAAGGAACTACAAATATGATAAGGATTATTGAAATTTAA